A single Vigna radiata var. radiata cultivar VC1973A chromosome 8, Vradiata_ver6, whole genome shotgun sequence DNA region contains:
- the LOC106770856 gene encoding protein MARD1: MLLRNRSRAVTKPSLMGDHSSQPSPNQSYRRTIPSLFSPKFRDFSIKCLSGAEALRSPTSILDTRALTPFGSPFSHEKKIETFAPPRVPSENRTSWDSKAIGLALVGALKDEPLLHTAAKPCTGTVLFGVKIPPLPLPLPPSSSESTKTCAKTKDSQKQTKDSPLSVATGVMSLSEMELFEEYTCVISHGPNPRTTHIFDNCIVESYCSLPNNTLSPSLNFLSFCHTCKKHLQQTNDIFIYRGEKAFCSKECRQAEMVLDGAEISEFDELHSTA, from the exons ATGCTGCTCAGAAACAGATCAAGAGCTGTCACCAAACCAAGTTTGATGGGTGATCACAGCTCCCAGCCAAGTCCAAATCAGAGTTACAGAAGAACCATTCCTTCTTTGTTTTCACCAAAATTTCGTGACTTCTCAATCAAGTGTCTCTCAGGAGCTGAGGCTTTGAGAAGCCCCACCTCCATTCTTGACACCAGAGCCTTAACCCCATTTGGGAGTCCTTTCTCACATGAGAAAAAGATCGAGACTTTTGCCCCCCCAAGAGTACCCTCTGAAAACAGAACTTCATGGGACTCAAAAGCCATTGGTCTTGCTCTTGTTGGTGCACTTAAAGATGAACCTCTTCTTCACACCGCAGCTAAACCATGTACTGGAACTGTTCTCTTTGGGGTCAAAATCCCTCCACTGCCACTACCACTACCACCTTCATCTTCTGAATCAACTAAAACATGTGCCAAAACCAAGGATTCGCAAAAGCAAACAAAGGATTCTCCATTATCGGTTGCAACAGGTGTTATGAGTTTGAGTGAGATGGAACTTTTTGAAGAGTACACGTGTGTGATATCTCATGGACCTAATCCTAGAACAACACATATATTCGACAATTGTATCGTGGAAAGTTACTGTTCCCTCCCCAATAACACTCTCTCACCTTCACTCAATTTTCTTAGCTTTTGTCACACTTGCAAGAAGCATCTTCAGCAGAcaaatgacatttttatttaCAG AGGAGAGAAAGCCTTCTGCAGCAAAGAATGTCGTCAGGCAGAAATGGTACTAGACGGAGCAGAAATTTCAGAATTTGACGAGTTGCATAGCACAGCCTGA
- the LOC106770420 gene encoding uncharacterized protein LOC106770420 yields the protein MALYQGSVCPKVLNRFQKWSSDQLFEVIHISQFKEQFVVNLDNKDCSCRRWLISGIPCTHAITAMKFLNLNAEEYIAHWFRKSAYEETYNNIIYPINGQHVWEITPYPDILTPKKRAMPGRPKKKRRLQPWELKKNDSELRKGER from the exons ATGGCATTATATCAAGGTTCTGTTTGCCCTAAGGTACTCAACAGATTTCAAAA GTGGTCATCAGACCAATTATTTGAAGTGATTCACATTTCACAATTTAAGGAGCAATTTGTTGTCAATCTTGACAACAAAGACTGCAGTTGTAGAAGATGGTTAATCAGTGGCATTCCTTGCACTCATGCCATCACTGCAATGAAGTTCTTGAACTTAAATGCAGAAGAATACATTGCCCATTGGTTTAGGAAGTCTGCTTATGAAGAGACTTATAACAACATCATATATCCTATCAACGGACAACATGTGTGGGAGATTACACCTTATCCTGATATATTAACTCCAAAGAAAAGGGCAATGCCAGGAAGGCCCAAGAAAAAACGAAGACTACAACCttgggagttgaagaagaatgacTCCGAATTAAGAAAGGGTGAGAGATAA
- the LOC106772698 gene encoding uncharacterized protein LOC106772698: protein METLFVVEQHKNQYYSRSKSQGHARFGGSPSRGFRDINCRTFDSGRTGILPSPLKSHGSPKSPPNSDYKTLGKVKVTPKSTPIPINGVACRRKEGEDVPGGGGDLLLSELWAGPTYSNSPPPSSLPIPKFSVKPKRTVSLNLPGSSPEIEMRPVAKSAPSSPGREHLDLPFTRDLFVNADSATKTLCRILNLNINDY, encoded by the coding sequence ATGGAGACCCTTTTTGTTGTTGAGCAGCATAAGAACCAATACTACAGCAGGTCGAAGTCGCAGGGTCATGCTCGATTCGGGGGTTCACCTTCCAGGGGCTTTAGGGATATCAATTGCAGGACTTTTGATTCTGGGAGGACAGGTATATTGCCATCTCCTTTGAAATCTCATGGTTCCCCTAAATCACCACCTAACTCTGACTACAAAACGTTAGGGAAAGTAAAAGTTACTCCCAAGAGCACCCCAATTCCCATAAATGGTGTAGCTTGTAGGAGAAAAGAGGGCGAAGATGTccctggtggtggtggtgatctTTTGCTTTCTGAGTTATGGGCTGGTCCTACCTACTCAAATTCTCCACCTCCTAGTTCCTTACCAATTCCCAAGTTTTCTGTCAAACCAAAGAGGACTGTGTCCCTTAATCTTCCTGGTTCCTCCCCTGAGATTGAAATGCGCCCGGTGGCTAAATCTGCACCCTCTTCCCCTGGCAGGGAGCATTTGGATTTGCCTTTTACTAGGGATCTCTTTGTTAATGCTGATTCTGCTACGAAGACCCTGTGTCGGATTCTTAATCTTAACATCAATGACTACTGA